The Spea bombifrons isolate aSpeBom1 chromosome 7, aSpeBom1.2.pri, whole genome shotgun sequence genomic interval ATTGTTATATTacaattaccaaaaaaaaaaaaaaaagattcaatgCTGTTCCTGAAATGAAAAGAATAGAAAACATTAACACATTCTTTctgttggttaaaaaaaatgctttaataaattgtatttacattGGGAACAACTTTAGTGTTCCAagttaaatacaaagaaaaaagttaCATAATCCGGCCCTACAAAACATACTTCATTTGTAcgcaaaaaaagttatataaattGGCAAATTAGCCTCccctattttttcccccccaacgCAATGTGGGAATGTGTCACACTTAAAACAAAAGCCACAGAGCTGTATCCACAATGACAGAGTTACCCTCTGATAAAAGtattaaatctgaaatgaaTACTATAATCTACAAACCGAACTCAAAAACGTTTCTGCAATTTTAGCCTCAGGGTACAGAgcagtaaaacaaaaatcattaaaaaaataaatacagcgTGATTGGCTGCCAGGCTTTTGCTAAGGTGGCTCCAGACAGATCATAAAGGGTGCTGTTTATGCCAAAAATGACTGCCCAGAAGCCTCGAAACACCCAGAGTAACGGGGCAGCCGGGCGCAGTCTGTAAATATCGGGTATCCTGAGAAGGATGAGTTTTTAAATCAAAACTCATTTAACCAGAGAGGCCATCAGGAGCAGCCCAAGGAATACCCTGAGAACTTTCTAAAGCGACTGACTGAGgagcttgaaatattaaccctttgacagCCCATTGTCATAATTTTATGTAACaactcgccaaatgtgttacccgAATGGATCTAATACCGGTCCCCATGGAAACCGTGACTTTAAAGATACGCTTAATTGAGTTACCTGCAaacaagcagggatatcaaccataacatactgggggcaaaagcaccaatttatatatgatcatagtgggggggggtaggaaggggtcagttccagactgtgtgtgacccggagaatctgccccttcaccctgagattggggaaAAGCCTTGAGACTCCAGGGCAAACAGTAAAGGTCCAAGGTAAAGAAATAGCGCCATTTAGTTAACATCtgcgttaaaaaaaagaaatactaacAAAAATGATATTAGATCGCAAATAGAAAGCAAGGAACCACATCCAACTTTTGATGTCATTTTACACCAGAAAGAAAACAAGtctacagattttatttttatcattctaTTTCTCATAGTTTAGTGTCCACTCCCCTCCCCCACTGAGACAGGAGGCCAACATATTGtgattatattatgtttacacacaaaaaatacttttatttattttgttgtgatAGACGGACTTAGCAGTCCCCAGCTTACAGCACGATTAATGCTAGTTACAAATAAGAGCTGCTGTATAAatgatgtaatgttttagatagcgccatcatattctgcagcgctgtacaataaacAGAAACGCAACAAGTTGCTCTTCACGTACCATAAGTAAGAAAGACCCTggtcacaggagcttacaatctagaagtatATAAAGTACCGACATTACAAACGGGGCGCTAGGCAGCTATCCATTGGAAAAGACGGCGGATGTCCCATAGAGCTTACATTGTAAGCTGAGTGTGAGTGGATGTCCCCCTCGCTTCTCCCGGGGTCAGAAGACTCACCTTCTCGGGGCGCCTCTCGCCCGTTCCCCGCTCACACAGTTCCCAAGTCCTGGCTCCTGTCACAGCTGAGAAAAATTGGCGGGAAAATCCCAATCTTCCTCACACTAGAAAGAGCGCCACAGCCTGAAGGGAGCATAGGCAGAAAGACGTCAGTGCGCCGCGCATGCCGATGACGTCACGATCTGTGCCTTCGCGATCTCTCAGcgatttttttactaattttagtgcagatattttattttagaaagacttcaaataataataatgtggataaataatcAAAATGATATCTCTATTGAGAGTGCCCACGGGTCAAGGGTCACAGGTCGCGATGACGTGATTGTAGGGCGGTGCTACGGTTGTTGTGGTGACTGAGAGAAGGGGGGTCAGAGGTCGCCCGCGCGGGAGCAGGAAGCGGTACAGAGCCTGGGTTCGGGCTCCGAACATGCACAGCCTGGCCACAGCGGCGGTGAGGAGAGGGGCAGGCCCGGGAGGGAGTTGGGGTGGGAACGATAGGCTATGCACGGTGGTTCGAGTGACGAGGAGGCCAGGCAGGGAGGCCTAGGAAAGAAGCCGGCTTGGGCCTACCCTGGGGGAGAGGGCCTGATCTCTGCCGTGTATACTGTAACCCGGTCTTCTCATACCAACTGCGGCTGGAGGCCTAGTATAGCCTGTTGGGGGAAGGTCCACAATTTTAACCGATGGTTTTACAATTTTGTAACGGTTAATCGCACTCAGCCTATACTTATATCTGAGGCACAGAGTGGCtctcagggggttaaaagggtaCTTTTATTTGCCCCAGAGCATTCTGTTATGACGCTAGTGGGGTGCAAAGAAAGTAGTGTGGAGGTGGCATCAATGATGGAGAATGGGGTGATACGGTATTATTGCTAAGAGCGGAAACATCTGGCAACGATACCGGGAGCGCCTCATACATGAGAACCGCTTGATACGTGTAATTAACTACACGGCACATTAACTCGCCCCGTTAGGCTTAATGTACTCCGCGTTACCAGGAACAGGttttttatacttattaatttattaatataacgaaaatttatttttatttatggtacGTTTGTAGCTCGCTTTGTTACGGCGGTGGAACTGTTGCtttggaacatgttttgtgtaaaaaCTTTAGCATTCGAAACTTAGCCGAGACGGAGACCGCTGTGTTTTCTGTCTGCCCCCGAACTTCAGAAGATTTAGAAGCCTCTCGGTTACGTAGTTGCCTGTTGGCTAATTGGGTGATTAATAAGAAGGGACGtaatagagttttttttaatgttgttgttTGGATAAAGAAACAATGTAGCAGAAGGaagtgttactttactgagagggtggtagacaagtggaacagcctcccagcagaagtcatagaggctaaaacagtaaggggatttaaacacgcgtgggatatggctcctgaatccaagaacgggggccgaatggggccaatctgcaggcaggttctatgtttctatttaacaTATTAGGCTTTAACATCAGAATTCTGGTTGTGAGTAATTTGGAATAATAATTAGGCGGATTTATCTTTTGTTTTCAGACTTACAGCTGTATTCCGTACAGGGAAAAGCTAAGCTTATCCCCAATGCTTAAAGAAGTTATCCTGAcgcatttaatatttatttataatatgacTATTAACTTCTGCACATGTTTGTGGAACTTAAGTTTTAACAAGGTGCCCGaaatcccaaaaaataaatctttccaTGAATTTTAGTGCCGCGTTTCCTAACTTCCGGGGTACTCCGGGCAGAAAGATCAGACGGCTTTTCCCTTAATTTTTAACGTTGCGTTTGGGGTGTTTGCTTGAATCTCTGCCGGGTTTCAGTCATTCCTCTCGTCTCTTTAGCCTGTGCCGACCGCACTAGCCCAGGTGGACAGAGAGAAGATTTACCAATGGATCAATGAGCTGTCGAGTCCCGATACCCGTGAGAATGCCTTACTGGAGCTCAGCAAGAAGCGGGAGTCCGTCCCAGACCTCGCACCCATGCTGTGGCACTCGTTCGGCACCATTGCTGCACTTTTACAGGTATGTTCAGATTTCTGCAAACGGCCGTATTATGCCTGATTGCTGTATTGTCCCGATTAtaggtcacacacacacaaaaaaaattaaataaggggTGCAACCTATAATCGGGTTTAGGTATTCAGGATCCAGACTGAGCCTGATAAAAGGGAGCACTTCCAGTAGCAAGGACCATTAGTAATGCGGTCCCCTGGCAACACGCGCCAATAAAATTAGTTCCGCTCATTCAGTGCTTCCCGCTCCCGTTTGCCGCATCTGCGCAGCTGACAAGGAGCCTCCAAacttaaataaaagcaaaacacacacaatccGTGTTTTTGGAAAGGCAAGTTCTAATCACAAAAGGCTTGTTTTTCTATGTGCTCCCAAAACTTGAAGCCCCTCTAAGGTCTCCATGTTAATTCATAACGATTCCTTGAAGGTTGCATCGTGAAgcctaaaaaaaactatatagaaTTTCCTCCTGCTGCATGCTTTCTGTTTGTTCTGTTAAAATATTATAGCGTTTCCTCCATTGTGAAATTAATATACTCACTGCAGTAAATATTGCGTGTTTTTTATAGAATTGACAGTATTTGGCTTTTCTTGGACATTTAATGTGAAAATTCTGCCATCGGATTGAATCCAATTGTACgttttgtgtttctttgtcATAggaaattgtaaatatatatccatCAATAAACCCACCCACGCTGACAGCTCATCAGTCTAACAGAGTCTGCAATGCCCTTGCACTACTGCAGTGTGTCGCCTCACACCCTGAAACCAGGTATGGTATTGTCTCATAAGACGGGGAGAAAAGGCATGATTAAAACCATTTTGCTTCCAAAGAATGGACTGTTTTTAATCCATATTTCAAACCACAAGTTTTGGTCACAGTACTTGATCCACGTAGATAatggattaaataaaaatttgcCACAAGTTTGCAAGTTCCCCATGTTTAGAGAAAGCATCTTTACATACACTTTATATGTCCCTGCTGAGTTCTGTGACCCAATCCAACGTCGGTGATTAGCAATGCGTCACTTCTGTAGCGTGTGGACTATCTTGTCCCTTGGCTCTATATATAGCTTATAAGCGGCGCAGGGCTATATTACGGTGCACCTGCTTTCTGGATGACCTTCAAAGTTCAGATATTTCTATATCGCTTTTTTGACGTAGTGAAACCCACCATAAATATGTGCAAAAGCTGCTTTTCCAAAGACCAATTCACCTCAAAAATGCAAACGAAAAAACAGCTCCTTCTATGCTGTCAGCTGCATCACGTGTATCTCCCGTAGCTGAAATGTTGAATTTTTGTCTGTCGCTAAACTTAAGTCTTTACGTGGATTCTTTTGTATAATACTTTAATTCGCATAATTTAATCGCCCAAAATCTTTTTGTCTGatgtggttggcagagaaagcGTTAATAATGTTCTGCCACAGTTGACCTGTTTCCCTCCGACTGATTTCGGCTGTCTGTTTCAGGTCTGCGTTTCTCGCAGCCCACATCCCTCTGTTCCTCTACCCTTTCCTGCACACCGTAAGTAAGACTCGCCCGTTTGAATATCTGCGACTTACCAGCCTTGGAGTCATTGGTAAGAAATGAGCGATGGCAACTACAAAGTTAATGAGCTGCTGTGCGATATCTCGTGTGGTATTAACGGATTAGCTTTAATGTTCTGTACAAAACTATTAGTCTGGTGTTTTGTTTAAAGGGATCCTTtgtattttcttcaaaaaacGACTTTGTTTCccagcttttatttattttttatacaatttgtGCCAGACACTGATTTCTGGAAGCTTACGGACGCTTCTCCGGTCTAGGTATATGGATAATATAGCTGAACGGCACAAAGACACGAAAGGATTTGCTTACTATGGCCATTACCAGGCTGTGGATTATCCGTATAATCTCATAGACCAAATAGAATTTTAACCGTTCTCTCTCTGGAAGATTTTTAGAGCTTGTTGCGTGCCAATTTGTAAATCTCTTCTGTATaacttgtaaaatgtattttctttcttagTCGTGGTTCTTAAATCTGTGAGATGcgcatatagatatattttctcttgtaacaataataattttgtcTGATGGAACATCCTCAAGTGCACTAGGATTTCACCAAAGAtggtattttatgattttttcatttctgTTTTGTTATCTGTACCAGGAGCACTTGTGAAGACAGATGAACAAGAAGTTATAAACTTCCTCCTGACCACAGAGATAATCCCACTGTGCCTGCGTATTATGGAGTCTGGAAGCGAGCTCTCCAAAACGGTACAGTTTCCCCATTTGCTCTTAATTGTTACTTTCCACTAATTAGCCGATTCTACTTTTATTTCTTCCTATCTCCACCACTTTGCAGTTTCCTGTCTCCTTCCTGGCTAGTGTAGAATTTCTTAATATCAAATTGTACCACGGCTTATCAGGATGGCGTCTGATTACACCGTACCGTTTGCCAGGCCCCCTAAagcatgtcttgtttttttgtttttttcctcctaaTTTCTGTAAACCCgtcatttgcatatttgtcGATGAtggtaattaaaatgttttctttttctaaatgaaACTGGACAAGCTATTTTATTAGTCAAATTCTTCTGTTGCTTTATCCCTTTATTGCTTTTTAACCAACCCCTTtacgttttttcttttaaggttGCAACGTTTATCCTTCAGAAGATTCTGCTGGACGATACAGGCCTCGCTTACATCTGCCAGACATATGAGAGATTTTCTCATGTTGCTATGATTTTGGTAAGGCTGTTTCCATAATGTTGGCGcacttttattttgtgtaagaTACACAAGCTTTATCCCTTGTATTACTTTTATGAAGGATAACGTAGTGTTTTTGCCATTCACGCTTTGCGCCCTCTGACTTTTCTGAGTTCAGTTGGAATCTGTCTgaatgtattttgtgtgttcGTGTCGCCCTCAATAAGCCTCTGTTTACTTTTAGGGTAAAATGGTGCTGCAGCTTTCAAAAGAGCCATCGGCCAGGCTGCTGAAACACGTCGTCCGTTGCTATCTTCGCCTGTCTGACAACCCAAGGTAAATTCCAAAGTAATTTCGATGTAAATATCTCTGTTTGTGTATATTGCTCGGAATATATTTGTGATATTCCAGTTTCATGATGTTTTTGCCTCATCTACAACTGGCTCAGggcttaacatatatatatttacctgttGCAGAGCACGAGAGGCATTGAGACAGTGCCTTCCTGACCAATTAAAAGACACCACTTTTGCCCAAGTACTGAAGGATGACACCACAACCAAACGCTGGCTGGCACAGTTGGTTAAGAACCTGCAAGAAGGTCAAGTAACTGACCCCAGAGGAATACCTCTCCCTCCTCAATAATCACTCCCATCAAGCGAGGAGGAATGTGGTGCGGCCGTTACACATACGCAGAGCAAGTCCAATGATAAAAGTGAAGATTATGGAAGATTTTTTAAGACATGGGTTGTAATCTTGCCTGCTTCTTGGCTGCGGTGTGCCTGCATGACATCGAAAAGTAACATAACTGTAATCCTGAAGAAGGATAAAGGCTTCTACACCAGCAAAAATACAGGACTACAGCTGCATTACATGGACTGTAAGATTATAGTTTTCTTGTTGACCAAGACATGACTGCTTCAGtgttttgtatttccttttgagaaaaaaaacttgaggGAGAAGGTGGGGTTGATCTCTGTCCTGTGAGTATCTTCTGACTTCCaaagtttacaataaaataaaccgTAATGCAGTCAGCAGGTCTCCCCTGGAACTGTTTTGTAGCTGAAATTCAGTGCGTCTCCCGCCGCCTGCTTTTCCTCCGCGTTCTCTCTCATGCTTGCAACTGTCTGAATATTtgggaataaaaatattttatattttttggaatatGATACAGGTTAAAAGtacattaaatttttttagaCTGCACGTTCTGAAAGCGACCATTCATTCAGTGCCAGTGCGGTCTTAAACCAAACAAAAGGGGTTTAATAAATGCAGCTGTTTCCAAGGCATTGTGcagttatatgtttttattttttttgttcagtctAAATTATCCATCACGTATAGACTGGTCATATACAGAGGTGGCCCTTCTGTGCTGATGTGAGGAGACCCTTAAGAGACCAGAGTTTCGAACACTCTACATTAATATTGTGTGGGatcttgctgatttaactatgcattattcagggTACACGTGGCTCTCCCAAAGCAGTGAAAgtaggtttagtgaatacactccAACATTACAACTTTTTGATGTCCCTTTTATTAATTGGAAATGGGCAATTTGGATGACGGCCGTGTCATAACAGAGCTGTTTTCTGTAAATGGATTTCATATTGGCTTCCAATAATTCACTCAACGTTTACTATCTGCATACAGAATTATTCTCAGAGCACAGATCAATCTGTAAATCAGGAgggatttttgtattttggatATTAAACATTTGAATGCTGCCTATAAATATACGTTTTAGTGTCTGTgatacaaacaaaagaaaatgttcaGTGACGGCAGGGATTGTTTGCTCGCGAATTCATACCCGGAATGACCTAATGTAGGTTGATTTAAAGGGCGCAGCACCCAAGTAGTACAGCATGGTGCCCGCTGGCAAAATAACAGCCCCCGTGGCCTTAATTGGAACCGGTGCCACACGTCTCTGCATTCGGCTTTCATGGTGGGTAACTATATTAATAATTACTCACCTGGGTCTGGATACAcctttaagtatattttatgaTAAGCTGGTATAAATGTATAGACCTCTAAACTGCAACTGATGCCTAAAGCCTAAAGAAATATGTTTGCAAGAATAAGcaggctttttatttaatacaatatttaaagcaGTTCCTACTAAAATATCGCTGAATGACTGGCACGGAATAACACGCGGACGGGGATCGTCGGGAACATCTTTAGAATTCTATTTTATTGTCCCGATAAAACCAGATGTCTCTTTAGAATGTGTTCCGCTGTGTGTAGATTTGCAGGCTGAGCATAATGAGAGTTTGGCTGGACTCCAAGATGTTATATCTGAGTGTTTGACACAGCCGTGCCCTCGCTCCTTCCAAATGCTTTTTACCTCGAATAGCCTTTAAGACGGACGTCACTACGGCAGGAGGGAGACGTTACCACCGCGTGCCTTTACTGCGTCTGTTCGGAAGACCTTCATTCTATcaaagtataagaaaaaaaagattcaggTCTTTAATAGTTAACTCTTAAGTCTTTAATAAGGTTTTTCAAACATGTTTTAGGCTATTGATGTCTCCCTTTCAACtctgtttttttcccactcTGTAAAGTAATTGATTATGGAtggttttcaagaaaaaaatgtgactGAATTGATCGGCTCACAAAGTGGTTACAAAGTATCCCAACAGAAGACATTCTGATACATCGTTGACATACCTACTACCCTCACCACCAAGTTTAAAGGGGCCGTTCCACCGACTCTGCCGAATTTAATACCTTTTTaagctaaatgcagcattagatgCATCACTCCCAGTGCTGCTGAATTTCCAAAACATTcccaaaaataaattagaaggcATTAATAGAGgtttcttttaataataaaaataggtttCCTATAATACTGATAGTGTTCTTACACCCACAATCTAATGTTTTAATCAATTTTGTTAGAGCTTGTATACTTCATTATTTAAATGGAATAATGGCACTTTTGACATTTTACACTTctgtggaactgcctcccagcagaggcggtagaggttaatacagagggagtgtaaacatgcatgggatagacagacggctcccgaatctaagacgagaccaacgactgattaagatttgagtctttatggCAGGAGAAGCATTttagatggggccgatctgactGCAGATTCTATCCTAAGTGCGACAAGGTTTAGGAATTTCCTGCTCCAAATACAACTCCAAGAATAGTTAATTTTGGTCGTATTTGGAATATTGCAAGGTCTTGACATAATTTGCCAAACTATATTTCGTCCCACGAGGACAGATTTCTCTTCTCCCGCTTTTATTATCGTCCTACccggaccttttttttttcttatgtatcGATTCCAGACAATTAACTTTCTGTCCTCGTGTTTCACTTTGTGTTCCTATCGGGTTCCATATTGTGAGAAGTCCCGCTATATCTCAGCCTAACGTAACAGCCCCCCTCTCCGATTACCCAGCCCCCCTCTCCGATTACCGCCTATTTCTTATACATGAGAATGCGGCGCCCCAACAGTGAGATCGGAAGCCGGCGGCTGGCCTAAAGCCACAGGAGTCCGCAGAGGACAGAAGCTCCTTGACCTCGATATCCGTCCGATGTCCATCAGGCTCTGTGACTTCCATGTTCCCCACCGGCTCGTACAAGCGCCCCCCGCCGGATCGGCTTTCCGAGCCTcgttaatattttaaagaaacaacGTTCATGATGGACGTCTGAGCTTCTGTTTCCAAAGAGAGAGAATGTTGTGATCGGCGTCCTGTACAGACGACACGCAGACCGCTCCATTGTCACCGCTTTCCACGTGACGCTCGTCTGCATCCGTGAACACCGCCAAGTCTCAACGCCGCGCCGGCAGAGAGAGCGCCAACGTTGCGGCCAAAATAGTGAAAAGAGtctaaaaacaatgaaaaagagCAATTTTAGGTAGAGACTTTAGACTTAGGGTTTGGAAATAACGCTTTCGGGGTGATCTGCGAAGATgagacagataaaaaaaaaagcaggaacaaaaaaaattaggatTGCGGCAACAAAATCGAGAGAACATTTTTCTGGAATTGGACACTCGAGAGATTATGTGATAAAAAGCGGAGCGTCCTATGTGTAAAGATTGGTAttttggaccaaaaaaaaatattgtgttcaGAACAaacgtaacaaaaaaaaaaaggtaattccaTTCATACAAATATTTGCTGACAGAGTAGTAGGGGGGAAAGATTAACTAAATACAGCGATGAATGGGCTGCTCATCTGGTACCCGTGGCAAATGTGTGGGGCCACCAGCTGCGTGTGCCCCGCTGCACCCCGAGtgagtataaaaacataacttcCACTTACGTCACATGGCGGCCGGCGGCCTTAGAGTGCCAAAACCGCCTCgcatccccagtccggcccctggtttattacattaaatatatcaataaattattatttattttttttattattaaaaaagtgaTATTTCCCTTTTACCAAAACCCAGGGGCGACCCGGtcgtaaaaaaaatggaaatcagCTTCTCGTGACCCAATCCCTCTCACGATGTTAAAAGCCGCTTTTCACGGAATAAACCTCCGCACGGAACTTATCACTCCGTTTATTCCATTAATAGCGGTTTTGGTTCATTCCCTCCCGGCATCAACTAATCTGCAAAAACCAaccttttaatttaatgaaataaaaatgcattcttctgATCCGAAATCCAGCAAGAAAATGACCTGAAaaatcattaaccctttctaagGAATTGTTTAGTTTCATGAGATTTCATGTTCTGAGCCTGATTTATACAATCGCTCCAGTATCCACCGCCTTCTATCtctctatccattatctatctatctattatctatccgtctatctctctatctatctatctatctatccgtctatctatctatctctatctatctatccattatctatctatctatctatctatctatctatctatctatctatctatctatctatctatctatctatctatctgtctatctatctatctatctatctatctatctactatatctatctatctatctctatctatctatctatctatctatctatctatctatctatctatctatctatctatctatctctatctatccgtctatctctctatctatctattatctctctatctatctatcatctatctatctatctatctatctatctatctatctatctatctatctatctatctatctatctatctatctatctatctatctatctatcatcacTCTCTCTTATCATATTCtcctatatcacagctggaatccctgcttgaatacaggtgacttcattctgAATATCTGCTGACAGATCACGGTTTTCATAAGGACCGCTTTGACCATTTTCACTGCCACCATCAGAGAGCCAATAGGATTTGTGTGATGGTCtatgaaatggttaatatgtGAGGATTTGGAAAGCCCCTAGGTGGGACACCGTGGGTGAGTGACAGCCAGGACTCCATTGGAGTGGGGGAGTGACACTCAGGACTCCGTGGGAGTGGGGGAGTGATACTCAGGACTCTGTAGGAGTGGGGGAATGACACTCAGGACTCTGTAGGAGTGGGGGAGTGATACTCAGGACTCTTTAGGAGTGACACTCAGGACTCCGTGGGAGTGCGGGAGTGACACTCAGGACTCCGTGGGAGTGGGGGAGTGACACTCAGGGCTCCGTGGGAGTGGGGAGTGACACTCAGGGCTCCGTGGGAGTGGGGAGTGGGTCTTTAAGAGCGGAGGGAGATGAGTCCAGGAATGGGCAGGGCTGGATAATAATAGTCCGGGAGCTCGTCCTGAGCTCAGTCACACGGCGCACACAGCAAGGAGCACAGGCTGCGGAGCAGGGGCCACAGGGGAGCCCAGGGACCCCCGAAACACAGAGACACCTGTCTGCAGGAGGGATGCTTCACACCCAGGTACAGTACCCCAGGGATGCTGCGTGTAAAGGTGTGTATACTGCGTGTAGCGTGTGTGCTGCTGCGTGTAGCGTGTGTGCtgctatgtatatgtatatgtatatatatgtcgtGTTCTGTGGATGCCCCTAGGTGTATGTTCCGCCTATACATTTCCTACACTTTCCCCCCAAATAATATCCttccctgggaactctctgggtttttgccccaatcttagGGTCTCGgggggaaggggcagattctcggggggtcggactccttcctattctacccgCCGTGATCATGCGTGGGaatcccagttggtgcttttgctcccagtgtGTTGCAGTTGATAgacctgcttgaatgcaggtgacttaattaagggtatctgtaaaaaaatgacACGTCAAagtttccatgacgaccggtaTTAGAGTAACACATTTGGAGAGGGTCTGCTAGTTTAGACTGATACCCCCCGTAACCCCCCCCCTGGTCCCTGCTTGCCCCGTCTCTTGTATTTGGCATCTGGGGCTTTTTTCCCGAATTCCTCGATTCATTTATTTGAGATTTGGGGAAGAGCCCCGGCGGTCTCTGAGTCATGTGACTTTCTGGGTCAGTAAGAGATCAGAGGGAGACCCCAATCTTGGAGGAAAAAGTCTCTAAGCTTTTAAAGGCTTTGTCAGAATAgtctgtgtgtgcgtgtgtttgtgcgtgtgtttgtatgtgtgtgtgcgtgcgtgtttgtgtgtgtgtttgtgagtgtttgtgtgtgtgtgtgcgtgcgtgtttgcgtgtgtgtttgtgtgtgtttgtgtgtgtgtgtgcgtgcgtgtttgtgtgtgtgtatgtgtgcgtgcgtgtgtttGCGTGTGcctggggtagacatacggctcctgaatctaagacgagaccaacgactggtgaAGGTGTGAGCGTTGTATGTTGTGTGTTGTatgttgtgtgttttgtgttgtatgttgt includes:
- the CNOT9 gene encoding CCR4-NOT transcription complex subunit 9, which gives rise to MHSLATAAPVPTALAQVDREKIYQWINELSSPDTRENALLELSKKRESVPDLAPMLWHSFGTIAALLQEIVNIYPSINPPTLTAHQSNRVCNALALLQCVASHPETRSAFLAAHIPLFLYPFLHTVSKTRPFEYLRLTSLGVIGALVKTDEQEVINFLLTTEIIPLCLRIMESGSELSKTVATFILQKILLDDTGLAYICQTYERFSHVAMILGKMVLQLSKEPSARLLKHVVRCYLRLSDNPRAREALRQCLPDQLKDTTFAQVLKDDTTTKRWLAQLVKNLQEGQVTDPRGIPLPPQ